The genome window CCCTCGCCCTCGCCTTCTGGGACCTGTTCCTGCACGACCGCAGGCCGCGCTGACCGCCCGCGCCGCTCAGTCCAGCCGGGACGGGGAGAAGGGGCCGGGGTCGGTGAACGGGGTCTCCCCCGCGACCATCTCCGCCAGCAGCCGCCCGGTGGTGGGGCCCAGGGTGAAACCCTGGTGGCCGTGCCCGAAATGGAACCACAGGTTGCGGTGGCGCGGCGCCGGCCCGACCACGGGCAGCATGTCCGGCATGCAGGGCCGGGTGCCCATCCAGGCGGCATTCTCCACCGGGGCGCCGAGGGTCAGCAACTCGCCCGCCAGCCGCTCCGCCCGGCGCAGCTGCACCGGGCTGGAGGAGGCCTCCGCCCCGGCCAGCTCGGCACCGGTGGTGATGCGCAGCCCCTTGGCCATCGGCGCCATCACATAGCCGTTCGCGGCGTCGAGCAGCGGCAGGTTCAGCCGGATCGGAGCGCGGTAATGCATGTGATAGCCGCGCTTGCGCAGCATCGGCACCTTGTAGCCCATCGGGCCCAGCAAGGCGGGCGACCAGGGGCCGAGCGCGACCACGGCGGCTTCCGCCTCCAGCGGGCCGTCGATGGTCTCCACCCGCCAGCCGCCGCCCGGCCGGGGCGCAAGGGTTGCCGCATCGCCCTCGCTGAACTGCCCGCCACGCGCGGCGAACAGCTCCGCATAGGCCGTCACCAGGCCGCCCGGGTCCGACACGGTCCACGGGTCGCGCCAGTGCACGGCCCCGACCCCGCCGTTGCGCAGCGCCGGCTCCGCGGCCCGCAGCGTCTCCGCGTCGAGCACTGACACCTTCAGGCCGAACCGCGCCGCCAGCCCTTCGGCCAGCCCGGCCGCCGCCGTGAAGGCCGACTCGTCGCGGTAAAGCTCACGGAACCCCTCGCGCCGGACCAGCGCCGCCGCGCCGGCCTCCTCGATCAGCGACTCGTGCTCCTGCGTGGCGCGCGCGATGAGGCCGGAATAAGCCTGTGTGGCCCGGGCATGGCGCGACGGGCCCGAATGCCACCAGTAGCGCATCAGCGGCCCGAAATGCCCGGGCAGCGCACCGGCATGGAAATGCACGCTGTTGTCCCGCCCCCGGGCGATTCGCAGCAGGGCCGCCATGCCGCGCGGCATGGCATAGGGTTCCATCGCCTCGGCCTGGATGATCCCGGCATTGCCGTAGCTGGTTTCGCGGCCGGGCGGCCGCCGGTCGACCAACGCCACGTCCCGCCCGCGGCGCTGCAATTGCAAGGCCGCGCCAAGCCCGGCCATGCCGGCGCCGAGAACCAAGATGTCAGCCATGCGGGCCTCCCGTCTGCGATGCGACCGTGTTCCGGGCGCGGCGCCAGAGGACCCCAATCCGCCCGCCGGTGCAAGCCTCCACGCCAGCCCCCCGGCCGGCGCATGCCCGGCATGCGATCGGTCAGCAAGGCTGCCCCTTGCGCGCCCCGGCACATCGCCCTATTTATTGGTGCGAACATAGTTAGCACACTACCTTAAATCGATCGCACCGGACCCCGCATCATGGACACGCAGCGCACCGAGATTTCATCGGCCTTCCTCGAGGCCCTCACCCGGCTGAGCCGGAAGCTGCGCACGCAGTTCAATGCGCGGGTGGTCGCACATGGCC of Paroceanicella profunda contains these proteins:
- a CDS encoding NAD(P)/FAD-dependent oxidoreductase, producing MADILVLGAGMAGLGAALQLQRRGRDVALVDRRPPGRETSYGNAGIIQAEAMEPYAMPRGMAALLRIARGRDNSVHFHAGALPGHFGPLMRYWWHSGPSRHARATQAYSGLIARATQEHESLIEEAGAAALVRREGFRELYRDESAFTAAAGLAEGLAARFGLKVSVLDAETLRAAEPALRNGGVGAVHWRDPWTVSDPGGLVTAYAELFAARGGQFSEGDAATLAPRPGGGWRVETIDGPLEAEAAVVALGPWSPALLGPMGYKVPMLRKRGYHMHYRAPIRLNLPLLDAANGYVMAPMAKGLRITTGAELAGAEASSSPVQLRRAERLAGELLTLGAPVENAAWMGTRPCMPDMLPVVGPAPRHRNLWFHFGHGHQGFTLGPTTGRLLAEMVAGETPFTDPGPFSPSRLD